In Pyrus communis chromosome 1, drPyrComm1.1, whole genome shotgun sequence, the following are encoded in one genomic region:
- the LOC137734623 gene encoding protein phosphatase 2C 77 codes for MDDLAQAVAVPYRLGNLIHEESAAKSQMEITGLKLIANASPLLFDSPHDEKQGVEVVNRGSQEYNKFRPTCDRVGDGSSTCAASTSLFLATGDEKMCRTSCSRRVLDLDRVPLWGYTSIIGRRPEMEDDVAVVPRFSQVPFQMLMDDSVLNGMNQNPSDLTAHFFGVYDGHGGSQVANYCRERMHSALAEELEVAKTGLDDRSNGEEGWQERWKEAFSNSFLKVDAEIGGAPRGTDVSKTDASSGGAPGGLLQPIAPETVGSTAVVAVICPTHIIVSNCGDSRAVLCRGKVPVPLSVDHKPNREDEYARIEAAGGKVIQWNGSRVCGVLAMSRSIGDRYMKPWIIPDPEVVFVSREKEDECLILASDGLWDFITNQEACDIARRRILLWHKKYGDTMSTERGEGADPAAQSAAEYLSKLAMQKGSKDNITVVVVDLKSTRRFKKKP; via the exons ATGGACGATTTAGCTCAGGCAGTTGCTGTTCCATACAGGCTAGGTAATTTGATCCATGAGGAGTCAGCAGCAAAATCCCAGATGGAAATTACTGGCCTCAAACTAATAGCAAATGCTTCACCCTTATTATTCGATAGTCCTCATGATGAAAAACAGGGAGTGGAAGTCGTGAATCGGGGAAGTCAGGAATATAATAAGTTTAGGCCAACGTGTGATCGCGTTGGCGATGGATCGAGTACTTGTGCTGCATCCACCTCGCTTTTTTTGGCCACTGGGGATGAGAAAATGTGCAGAACAAGCTGCAGTCGGAGAGTTTTGGATTTGGATCGTGTACCCCTTTGGGGTTACACGTCTATCATTGGAAGGAGACCGGAGATGGAAGATGACGTTGCAGTTGTACCACGATTTTCCCAGGTTCCGTTTCAAATGCTGATGGATGACAGTGTTTTGAATGGCATGAATCAAAACCCAAGTGACTTAACTGCTCATTTTTTTGGAGTATATGATGGACATGGAGGTTCTCAG GTTGCTAATTATTGTCGCGAACGCATGCATTCTGCATTGGCCGAAGAGCTAGAAGTTGCGAAAACAGGCTTAGATGACAGAAGCAATGGGGAGGAGGGTTGGCAGGAGAGGTGGAAGGAGGCCTTCTCCAATAGTTTCTTGAAAGTGGATGCTGAGATTGGAGGAGCTCCAAGAGGCACAGATGTGAGCAAAACTGATGCTTCTTCTGGGGGAGCTCCAGGTGGCCTTCTCCAACCTATAGCTCCTGAAACCGTCGGATCAACTGCTGTAGTCGCCGTGATTTGTCCAACACATATTATCGTGTCAAACTGCGGTGATTCGAGAGCAGTATTGTGCAGAGGAAAAGTTCCTGTGCCTTTGTCAGTAGACCACAAG CCAAATAGAGAAGATGAATATGCAAGGATAGAGGCTGCAGGAGGCAAGGTCATTCAGTGGAATGGTTCTCGTGTTTGCGGTGTTCTTGCGATGTCAAGGTCAATTG GTGACAGATACATGAAACCATGGATTATACCTGATCCAGAAGTGGTGTTTGTTTCTCGAGAAAAAGAAGACGAGTGCCTAATTCTAGCCAGCGACGGGCTGTGGGATTTCATCACAAACCAGGAGGCCTGCGACATTGCACGAAGGCGGATCCTTCTGTGGCACAAGAAGTACGGTGATACCATGTCAACGGAACGGGGTGAGGGAGCTGATCCTGCTGCCCAATCTGCAGCAGAGTACCTCTCAAAGCTTGCCATGCAAAAGGGGAGCAAGGACAACATCACTGTTGTAGTAGTAGACTTGAAATCCACAAGGAGGTTTaagaaaaaaccctaa